A window of the Lactuca sativa cultivar Salinas chromosome 7, Lsat_Salinas_v11, whole genome shotgun sequence genome harbors these coding sequences:
- the LOC111880759 gene encoding protein FAR1-RELATED SEQUENCE 2-like, translating to MNDRRAHYPNYSFEFNCQDDVLDCMFWADEMEKVYYAEFGDVISFDATFRTNKYQMVFVPFTAIDHHKKLVTVRSGLLSNESIESYSWLIKAFLKTHGKVPTLVLTDQDVAIKQTVENISDDLFTNTDFRKRFSKLVWDINMKPDVFEVKWGLLMKEFNLEETRWFKYMFTIRDSWILGYFSDIPMCGLMKTTSRSENGWEVYIVQHNNSKSDFKNEFKVEIKVEEKEINCSCEHFKRMGVLCRHAFTIMMRCGVKEIPESFESHLDIVRDEKKRLALFAEKQQMLLKEFESDHISPGLKSKTDGEVICKHLGVTIPIPEEINIHVPEVQSNKDFGIKKRIPSAGEVAYENSKKEHRMCSGCGKRVPHNLRTCPERVGAAKSAQDS from the exons ATGAATGACCGTCGAGCTCACTATCCAAATTACTCATTTGAGTTTAATTGTCAAGATGATGTTTTGGACTGTATGTTTTGGGCTGATGAAATGGAGAAGGTATATTATGCTGAATTTGGTGATGTTATCTCGTTTGATGCGACTTTCCGAACAAACAA gTATCAAATGGTTTTTGTTCCGTTTACTGCTATTGACCATCATAAAAAATTGGTTACTGTTAGATCTGGGTTGCTAAGCAATGaaagcattgagtcttactcttgGTTGATTAAAGCATTTCTTAAAACTCATGGGAAAGTACCAACACTTGTTTTAACCGATCAAGATGTTGCAATAAAACAAACTGTTGAGAAT ATATCAGATGATTTATTTACGAACACAGACTTTAGAAAAAGGTTTTCGAAGCTTGTTTGGGATATTAATATGAAACCTGATGTTTTTGAGGTGAAGTGGGGTTTGCTTATGAAGGAATTCAATCTTGAAGAAACAAGATGGTTTAAATACATGTTTACAATACGTGATTCATGGATACTTGGATATTTTAGTGATATTCCAATGTGTGGTTTGATGAAGACTACATCTAGGTCAGAGA ATGGTTGGGAAGTTTACATTGTGCAGCACAACAAcagtaaaagtgattttaaaaatgaatttaag GTTGAAATAAAAGTTGAAGAGAAAGAAATAAATTGCAGTTGTGAACATTTTAAGCGTATGGGTGTTTTATGCAGACATGCTTTTACAATAATGATGAGATGTGGTGTTAAAGAAATTCCTGAAAG TTTTGAATCACATTTGGATATTGTAAGAGATGAAAAAAAGAGATTGGCTTTGTTTGCTGAGAAACAACAAATGTTGTTGAAGGAATTTGAGAGTGATCATATTTCTCCTGGATTGAAAAGCAAGACAGATGGTGAAGTCATATGCAAGCATTTGGGTGTTACTATTCCTATTCCAGAAGAGATTAATATTCATGTTCCTGAAGTTCAAAGCAATAAAGATTTTGGAATCAAGAAAAGAATTCCAAGTGCAGGTGAAGTAGCATATGAAAATTCTAAAAAAGAACATAGAATGTGTTCAGGATGTGGAAAACGAGTTCCACACAATTTACGTACTTGTCCAGAAAGAGTTGGAGCCGCTAAATCAGCACAAGACAGTTAG